A region from the Toxotes jaculatrix isolate fToxJac2 chromosome 2, fToxJac2.pri, whole genome shotgun sequence genome encodes:
- the gnai3 gene encoding guanine nucleotide-binding protein G(i) subunit alpha isoform X2, whose product MKIIHEDGYSEEECKQYKVVVYSNTIQSIMAIIRAMGQLKIDFEEAARADDARQLFALASTAEEGVMSAGLTGVIRRLWNDGGVQACFDRSREYQLNDSAAYYLNDLDRICQPNYVPTQQDVLRTRVKTTGIVETHFTFKDLYFKMFDVGGQRSERKKWIHCFEGVTAIIFCVALSDYDLVLAEDEEMNRMHESMKLFDSICNNKWFTLTSIILFLNKKDLFEEKVGKSPLTICYPEYSGGNSYEEAAAYIQCQFEDLNKRKDTKEIYTHFTCATDTKNVQFVFDAVTDVIIKINLREIGLY is encoded by the exons ATGAA aaTCATTCATGAAGATGGCTACTCAGAAGAGGAGTGCAAGCAGTACAAAGTGGTGGTGTATAGTAACACCATCCAGTCCATCATGGCCATCATCAGGGCAATGGGCCAGTTAAAGATAGATTTTGAGGAAGCAGCACGGGCG GACGATGCCCGACAGCTATTTGCCCTGGCGAGCACGGCGGAGGAAGGGGTGATGTCAGCAGGCCTGACCGGCGTGATTCGGAGGCTGTGGAACGATGGCGGAGTGCAGGCCTGCTTCGATCGATCACGAGAGTATCAGCTCAACGATTCTGCCGCATA TTATCTGAATGACTTGGACAGGATCTGCCAGCCAAACTACGTCCCCACTCAGCAGGACGTGTTGCGTACACGTGTGAAGACCACTGGCATTGTGGAAACTCACTTCACCTTCAAAGATCTCTACTTCAA gaTGTTTGATGTCGGGGGTCAGCGCTCCGAGAGGAAGAAGTGGATCCATTGTTTTGAGGGAGTCACTGCTATTATTTTCTGCGTAGCACTCAGTGACTACGACCTCGTCTTGGCTGAGGACGAGGAGATG AACCGGATGCATGAGAGCATGAAGCTTTTTGACTCCATCTGCAACAACAAGTGGTTCACGCTCACTtccatcatcctcttcctcaacaAGAAGGACTTGTTTGAAGAGAAGGTCGGCAAGAGTCCACTCACTATCTGCTACCCCGAGTACTCTG gtGGTAACTCATATGAAGAGGCAGCTGCTTATATCCAGTGCCAGTTTGAAGACCTCAATAAACGAAAGGACACCAAGGAGATCTACACCCATTTCACTTGTGCCACAGACACCAAGAATGTGCAGTTTGTTTTCGATGCTGTCACCGACGTCATTATCAAGATTAACCTGAGGGAGATTGGGCTCTACTAA
- the gnat2 gene encoding guanine nucleotide-binding protein G(t) subunit alpha-2: MGAGASAEDKKSKELEKQLQEDADKESKTVKLLLLGAGESGKSTIVKQMKILHQGGYTKEEQLEFRAIIYGNILQSALAIIRGMEMLGIGFGSGSGQEDAQKLQNLSDSIEEGTMPPELADVIQKLWKDSGVQAGFERAAEYQLNDSAGYYLNEMDRICKPDYLPTEQDVLRSRVKTTGIIEEQFSCKELHFRMFDVGGQRSERKKWIHCFEGVTCIIFCGALSAYDMVLVEDDEVNRMHESLHLFNSICNHRFFALTSIVLFLNKKDLFEEKIKKVHLSICFPDYDGPNTYDDASNYIKLQFLELNMKKGVKEIYCHMTCATDTKNVEIVFNAVTDIIIKENLKDCGLF, encoded by the exons GCGCTGGTGAGTCAGGGAAAAGCACCATCGTAAAACAAATGAA GATTCTGCATCAAGGTGGTTACACAAAAGAGGAACAGCTGGAGTTTAGAGCGATCATCTATGGCAACATCCTGCAGTCTGCTCTGGCTATCATCAGAGGCATGGAGATGCTGGGGATCGGTTTTGGCTCGGGATCTGGACAG GAAGATGCACAGAAGCTGCAGAACTTGTCAGACTCCATTGAGGAAGGCACAATGCCTCCTGAGCTGGCTGATGTTATCCAGAAGCTGTGGAAAGACTCTGGTGTGCAGGCTGGCTTCGAGAGAGCTGCTGAGTACCAACTGAACGACTCTGCTGGCTA CTACCTCAATGAAATGGACAGAATCTGCAAGCCAGACTACCTCCCCACTGAGCAGGATGTGCTGCGATCTCGAGTCAAAACAACTGGTATCATTGAAGAACAGTTCTCCTGCAAAGAGTTGCACTTCAG GATGTTTGATGTGGGTGGCCAgaggtcagagagaaagaagtggATCCATTGTTTCGAGGGTGTGACCTGCATCATCTTCTGCGGAGCTCTCAGTGCATACGACATGGTGCTCGTAGAGGACGACGAAGTG AACCGCATGCACGAATCCCTCCATCTATTCAACAGTATCTGCAACCACAGATTCTTTGCACTGACCTCCATCGTGCTTTTCCTCAACAAGAAGGATCTCTTTGAAGAGAAGATCAAGAAAGTCCATCTGAGTATCTGCTTCCCAGACTACGATG GCCCCAACACGTACGATGACGCCAGCAACTACATCAAGCTGCAGTTCTTGGAGCTTAACATGAAGAAGGGTGTGAAAGAAATCTACTGCCACATGACCTGTGCCACAGACACAAAGAACGTCGAGATTGTGTTCAACGCTGTGACAGACATCATCATCAAAGAAAACCTAAAAGATTGCGGTCTTTTCTAA
- the gpr61 gene encoding G-protein coupled receptor 61, translated as MEHPVAPSPSWNTSLSSHPTFPALLHPNTSNVTSPITSLRGGVGLNQSLALCAMLIMDVLAVVGNLAVMIVITKTPQLHKFAFVFHLCLVDLLAALVLMPLGMLSDRILVDEALCRSYLCLSVCLVSAAILTICAINVERYYYIIHPMRHEVKMTVGVVVIVVVGIWIKAVVMSVLPLMGWLLQGNQGLEPSVFIPGQRHCSLHWTGGRTTRLLFMVFFTFIYFLCPMMIILVVYCNMFKVARVAAMQHGPLPTWMDTPRQRSESISSHSTMAASLRGTGARTTPQRTFSGGKAAVVLVAVGGQFLCCWLPYFSFHLYSAVVSTSPTSLAQLEDVVTWIGYFCFTSNPFFYGCLNRQIREELGRHLACLFKRAGPGEGEQLPSREASIEENFLQFLQGTGCNLEPCNSHSRGSPEEPETEALQESAVQQNTPADFHIPGQILEETSEFIQRQQLNNELHVSETENCCKTVPEL; from the coding sequence ATGGAGCACCCTGTCGCACCAAGCCCCTCCTGGAACACTTCTCTCTCCAGCCACCCTACATTTCCAGCCTTGCTGCATCCGAATACCTCTAACGTGACCTCACCCATCACAAGCCTCAGAGGCGGGGTAGGTCTGAACCAGTCCTTGGCGCTGTGTGCTATGCTCATCATGGATGTTCTGGCAGTGGTGGGGAACTTGGCCGTGATGATTGTCATCACCAAAACGCCGCAACTGCACAAATTTGCCTTCGTGTTCCACCTCTGTCTGGTGGACCTGCTGGCAGCGCTGGTGTTGATGCCTCTGGGCATGCTGTCAGACCGGATCCTGGTGGACGAGGCGCTGTGTCGGAGCTACCTctgcttgagtgtgtgtctaGTTAGTGCTGCCATCCTCACCATCTGTGCCATCAACGTGGAGCGCTACTACTACATCATCCATCCCATGCGTCATGAAGTGAAGATGACAGTTGGGGTGGTGGTGATAGTAGTGGTAGGAATCTGGATCAAAGCTGTTGTCATGTCAGTGCTGCCTCTCATGGGATGGCTGCTCCAGGGGAACCAGGGTCTGGAGCCTTCTGTCTTCATTCCTGGTCAGAGACACTGCTCCCTCCACTGGACGGGAGGCAGGACCACACGCCTGCTTTTCATGGTcttctttacatttatttattttctctgcccAATGATGATCATTCTGGTCGTCTACTGCAACATGTTCAAGGTGGCGCGTGTAGCAGCCATGCAGCACGGCCCCCTTCCCACCTGGATGGACACGCCGCGACAACGGTCCGAGTCCATCAGCAGCCACTCCACCATGGCAGCCAGCCTCAGAGGAACTGGGGCCCGCACCACCCCTCAGAGGACCTTCAGCGGAGGGAAGGCCGCAGTAGTCCTGGTGGCAGTGGGAGGccagtttctctgctgctggctgccaTATTTCTCCTTCCATCTCTACTCGGCTGTGGTGTCTACCTCTCCCACCTCGCTGGCCCAGCTGGAGGACGTGGTCACATGGATTGGCTATTTCTGCTTCACCTCCAACCCCTTCTTCTACGGCTGCCTGAACCGGCAGATTCGCGAGGAGCTGGGCCGCCACCTGGCTTGCCTCTTCAAGCGGGCTGGGCCCGGCGAAGGGGAGCAGCTGCCCAGCCGCGAGGCCTCTATTGAGGAGAACTTTTTGCAGTTCCTTCAGGGCACTGGATGCAATCTGGAGCCCTGCAACTCTCACAGCAGAGGCAGCCCAGAGGAGCCAGAGACTGAGGCCCTTCAGGAATCAGCTGTTCAGCAGAACACGCCAGCTGACTTCCATATCCCAGGGCAGATCCTTGAGGAGACCTCAGAGTTCATACAGCGGCAACAGCTGAACAATGAGCTGCATGTATCAGAGACTGAGAATTGCTGCAAAACTGTACCAGAGCTGTAG
- the gnai3 gene encoding guanine nucleotide-binding protein G(i) subunit alpha isoform X1, protein MGCTISAEDKAAVERSKMIDKNLREDREKSSREVKLLLLGAGESGKSTIVKQMKIIHEDGYSEEECKQYKVVVYSNTIQSIMAIIRAMGQLKIDFEEAARADDARQLFALASTAEEGVMSAGLTGVIRRLWNDGGVQACFDRSREYQLNDSAAYYLNDLDRICQPNYVPTQQDVLRTRVKTTGIVETHFTFKDLYFKMFDVGGQRSERKKWIHCFEGVTAIIFCVALSDYDLVLAEDEEMNRMHESMKLFDSICNNKWFTLTSIILFLNKKDLFEEKVGKSPLTICYPEYSGGNSYEEAAAYIQCQFEDLNKRKDTKEIYTHFTCATDTKNVQFVFDAVTDVIIKINLREIGLY, encoded by the exons ATGGGCTGCACCATCAGCGCCGAGGACaaagctgctgtggagaggagTAAAATGATTGATAAAAACCTgcgggaggacagagagaaatctTCCAGAGAGGTGAAACTGCTTCTGCTCG GAGCTGGGGAATCTGGGAAAAGCACAATAGTAAAGCAGATGAA aaTCATTCATGAAGATGGCTACTCAGAAGAGGAGTGCAAGCAGTACAAAGTGGTGGTGTATAGTAACACCATCCAGTCCATCATGGCCATCATCAGGGCAATGGGCCAGTTAAAGATAGATTTTGAGGAAGCAGCACGGGCG GACGATGCCCGACAGCTATTTGCCCTGGCGAGCACGGCGGAGGAAGGGGTGATGTCAGCAGGCCTGACCGGCGTGATTCGGAGGCTGTGGAACGATGGCGGAGTGCAGGCCTGCTTCGATCGATCACGAGAGTATCAGCTCAACGATTCTGCCGCATA TTATCTGAATGACTTGGACAGGATCTGCCAGCCAAACTACGTCCCCACTCAGCAGGACGTGTTGCGTACACGTGTGAAGACCACTGGCATTGTGGAAACTCACTTCACCTTCAAAGATCTCTACTTCAA gaTGTTTGATGTCGGGGGTCAGCGCTCCGAGAGGAAGAAGTGGATCCATTGTTTTGAGGGAGTCACTGCTATTATTTTCTGCGTAGCACTCAGTGACTACGACCTCGTCTTGGCTGAGGACGAGGAGATG AACCGGATGCATGAGAGCATGAAGCTTTTTGACTCCATCTGCAACAACAAGTGGTTCACGCTCACTtccatcatcctcttcctcaacaAGAAGGACTTGTTTGAAGAGAAGGTCGGCAAGAGTCCACTCACTATCTGCTACCCCGAGTACTCTG gtGGTAACTCATATGAAGAGGCAGCTGCTTATATCCAGTGCCAGTTTGAAGACCTCAATAAACGAAAGGACACCAAGGAGATCTACACCCATTTCACTTGTGCCACAGACACCAAGAATGTGCAGTTTGTTTTCGATGCTGTCACCGACGTCATTATCAAGATTAACCTGAGGGAGATTGGGCTCTACTAA